Proteins encoded together in one Rana temporaria chromosome 6, aRanTem1.1, whole genome shotgun sequence window:
- the LOC120944174 gene encoding R3H domain-containing protein 1-like, producing MKGQSGHRHGNRGKKTARKAASTDLSAGEPVIGKVLEITELPDGISRKDAEMLFGELFKVGAKIRWLRDPHSQQTPHQQQHNQHYCSSGDNHTSSEQPNPSTDLASTYTIVATFPTVSAAQIALKKHNNLMNKFRLRTSRKPYDLHILERASSQ from the exons GGTCAGTCTGGACACAGACATGGAAATCGGGGAAAAAAAACGGCAAGAAAAGCTGCTTCCACTGACCTTTCTGCTGGTGAACCAG TCATCGGTAAGGTCTTAGAAATCACAGAACTGCCAGACGGGATAAGTCGCAAAGATGCAGAAATGCTTTTTGGTGAACTCTTTAAAGTAGGTGCTAAAATCCGGTGGCTCCGGGACCCCCACTCGCAGCAGACACCGCACCAACAGCAACATAACCAACACTACTGCAGCAGTGGAGACAACCACACGAGTTCCGAACAGCCCAACCCTTCCACAGACTTGGCCTCTACTTACACCATCGTCGCCACCTTCCCCACAGTGTCCGCCGCACAGATTGCACTGAAGAAACACAATAATTTAATGAACAAGTTTAGACTGAGAACAAGCAGAAAGCCCTACGACCTTCACATCCTAGAAAGAGCAAGCTCTCAATAG